One segment of Anopheles stephensi strain Indian chromosome 3, UCI_ANSTEP_V1.0, whole genome shotgun sequence DNA contains the following:
- the LOC118509967 gene encoding rho GTPase-activating protein conundrum-like encodes MVYKQWTRAREQSATNLAPRQDRKRSRIQRVALYCTRNRPTNKRDVRDVFGVRFDSTTDETVLTAVDHPAKPVETARETCQIDIDQLSEDEWKRLQPLLWLELESLFDKHRVSSVRQKPFKPTRKEKGNGVFGVSLNTLIHRDQQVFTGKDTTVTLVPLVLQVILSELAVRGAREEGILRVSGNKQRIDALYNEIEHNFYRKPEKIDPLIKEAGVHDLSSLLKRWLRDLSQPLLTNDLVHLFLQTNGKLRADFSSRESLTSELTDEFSITFPLVLPPHDQCKALTVLCQLLPHENRNTLRALLHFFRRVVEQQHLNRMSQQNVATIIAPSFFPPTFLHPPDHKDDMGAQTQMAAQCCQLTNVLLGMADSLWVVPQRLIEQGKIVIAM; translated from the exons ATGGTCTACAAGCAATGGACAAGG GCTCGCGAGCAGTCAGCGACAAACCTAGCTCCGCGACAGGACAGAAAACGATCACGAATACAGCGCGTGGCGCTCTACTGCACGCGCAACCGACCGACAAACAAACGGGATGTACGGGACGTATTTGGAGTCAGGTTCGACAGCACGACCGATGAGACGGTTTTGACGGCAGTAGACCATCCCGCGAAACCCGTAGAAACGGCCCGCGAAACTTGCCAAATCGACATTGACCAATTATCGGAGGATGAATGGAAGCGGCTGCAACCGCTTCTGTGGCTCGAGCTGGAATCCCTCTTCGACAAGCATCGCGTATCCTCGGTCAGACAGAAACCGTTTAAGCCAACGCGCAAGGAGAAAGGCAACGGTGTCTTTGGTGTGTCGCTGAATACACTTATTCACCGCGACCAGCAGGTATTCACCGGAAAGGATACGACCGTGACCTTGGTACCGCTAGTGCTGCAGGTCATACTGTCCGAGCTGGCAGTGCGCGGTGCTAGGGAGGAAGGCATTTTGCGAGTATCGGGAAACAAACAGAGG ATCGACGCCCTGTACAATgagatcgagcacaatttctACCGCAAACCGGAAAAGATCGATCCGCTGATTAAGGAAGCGGGTGTGCATGATCTCAGCTCGCTATTGAAGCGTTGGCTAAGGGACTTGTCGCAGCCACTCTTGACCAACGATCTGGTGCACCTTTTCCTTCAAACGAACGGTAAGTTGCGGGCGGATTTTAGTAGTAGGGAAAGCTTAACGAGTGAGCTGACTGACGAGTTTTCTATTACTTTCCCTTTAGTTTTACCTCCACACGATCAGTGTAAAGCGCTGACGGTGCTTTGCCAACTACTGCCGCACGAAAATCGCAACACACTGCGCGCGCTGTTGCATTTCTTCCGTCGAGTAGTGGAGCAGCAACACCTGAACCGAATGTCCCAACAGAACGTGGCAACGATCATTGCGCCCTCGTTCTTCCCACCAAC ATTTTTGCATCCACCAGACCACAAGGACGATATGGGAGCGCAAACACAGATGGCTGCCCAGTGTTGTCAGCTCACCAACGTGCTCCTAGGCATGGCCGACAGCTTATGGGTCGTACCACAGCGTCTAATCGAGCAGGGCAAGATTGTCATCGCCATGTGA
- the LOC118511141 gene encoding uncharacterized protein LOC118511141, which yields MKLKDNFYILLDVEFLNESTHSYTEETLFLETQDYELHLSELEEEADEEENADEDNDGEDLDDKDNPDIGQINGEECHQSIRRLLRILNAKTDLNLPTKDPPTLLGTLRNRATMSNIGEGKCWYHGISHALTKELQKYTNVPDHLHYDINIDGLPLHKRSKTHIVEDSRRAICACTNRRKLLR from the exons ATGAAGCTAAAAGATAACTTTTACATACTTTTGGATGTGGAATTTTTAAACGAATCAACACATTCCTATACCGAGGAGACGCTATTCTTAGAGACACAGGATTACGAGCTTCATTTGAGTGAattggaagaagaagcagacgaagaagaaaatgccGACGAAGACAATGATGGAGAGGATCTGGACGATAAAGACAATCCCGACATTGGTCAGATTAACGGTGAAGAATGTCATCAATCAATACGGCGGCTGTTAAGAATCCTAAATGCGAAAACGGATCTGAATTTGCCCACCAAAGATCCCCCCACTTTATTGGGCACCCTTCGTAACCGTGCAACGATGTCTAATattggagaaggaaaatgttGGTACCACGGAATTAGTCATGCTTTAACGAAGGAGCTACA AAAATATACAAACGTACCAGATCATCTTCATTACGACATTAATATAGACGGCCTCCCTCTGCATAAAAGGTCAAAAAcgcatattgttgaagatagTAGGAGAGCCATTTGTGCCTGTACTAATCGTCGGAAGCTATTGCGGTGA
- the LOC118509968 gene encoding rho GTPase-activating protein conundrum-like, producing the protein MLKAREQSATNLAPIQNRKRSRIQRVALYCTRNRPTNKRDVRDVFGVRFDSTTDETVLTAVDCPGKPVETARETCQIDIDQLSEDEWKRLQPLLWLELESLFDKHRVSPVRQKPFKPTRKEKGNGVFGVSLNTLIHRDQQVFTGKDTTVTLVPLVLQVILSELAVRGAREEGILRVSGNKQRIDALYNEIEHNFYRKPEKIDPLIKEAGVHDLSSLLKRWLRDLSQPLLTNDLVHLFLQTNGKLRADFSSRESLTSELTDEFSITFPLVLPPHDQCKALTVLCQLLPHENRNTLRALLHFFRRVVEQQHLNRMSQHNVATIIAPSFFPPTFVHPPDHKDDMGAQTQMAAQCCQLTNVLLGMADSLWVVPQRLIEQGKIVIAM; encoded by the exons ATGCTTAAG GCTCGCGAGCAGTCAGCGACAAACCTAGCTCCGATACAGAACAGAAAACGATCACGAATACAGCGCGTGGCGCTCTACTGCACGCGCAACCGACCGACAAACAAACGGGATGTACGGGACGTATTTGGAGTCAGGTTCGACAGCACGACCGATGAGACGGTTTTGACGGCAGTAGACTGTCCCGGGAAACCCGTAGAAACGGCCCGCGAAACTTGCCAAATCGACATTGACCAGTTATCGGAGGATGAATGGAAGCGGCTGCAACCGCTTCTGTGGCTCGAGCTGGAATCCCTCTTCGACAAGCATCGCGTATCCCCGGTCAGACAGAAACCGTTTAAGCCAACGCGCAAGGAGAAAGGCAACGGTGTCTTTGGTGTGTCGCTGAATACACTTATTCACCGCGACCAGCAGGTATTCACCGGAAAGGATACGACCGTGACCTTGGTACCGCTAGTGCTGCAGGTCATACTGTCCGAGCTGGCAGTGCGCGGTGCTAGGGAGGAAGGCATTTTGCGAGTATCGGGAAACAAACAGAGG ATCGACGCCCTGTACAATgagatcgagcacaatttctACCGCAAACCGGAAAAGATCGATCCGCTGATTAAGGAAGCGGGTGTGCATGATCTCAGCTCGCTATTGAAGCGTTGGCTAAGGGACTTGTCGCAGCCACTCTTGACCAACGATCTGGTGCACCTTTTCCTTCAAACGAACGGTAAGTTGCGGGCGGATTTTAGTAGTAGGGAAAGCTTAACGAGTGAGCTGACTGACGAGTTTTCTATTACTTTCCCTTTAGTTTTACCTCCACACGATCAGTGTAAAGCGCTGACGGTGCTTTGCCAACTACTGCCGCACGAAAATCGCAACACACTGCGCGCGCTGTTGCATTTCTTCCGACGCGTAGTGGAGCAGCAACACCTGAACCGAATGTCCCAACATAACGTGGCAACGATCATTGCGCCCTCGTTCTTCCCACCAAC ATTTGTGCATCCACCAGACCACAAGGACGATATGGGAGCGCAAACACAGATGGCTGCCCAGTGTTGTCAGCTCACCAACGTGCTCCTAGGCATGGCCGACAGCTTATGGGTCGTACCACAGCGTCTAATCGAGCAGGGCAAGATTGTCATCGCCATGTGA
- the LOC118511139 gene encoding uncharacterized protein LOC118511139, whose protein sequence is MKLKDNFYILLDVEFLNESTHSYTEETLFLETQDYELHLSELEEEADEEENADEDNDGEDLDDKDNPDIGQMNGEECHQSIRRLLRILNAKTDLNLPTKDPPTLLGTLRNRATMSNIGEGKCWYHGISHALTKELQKYTNVPDHLHYDINIDGLPLQKRSKTHIVEDSRRAICACTNRRKLLR, encoded by the exons ATGAAGCTAAAAGATAACTTTTACATACTTTTGGATGTGGAATTTTTAAACGAATCAACACATTCCTATACCGAGGAGACGCTATTCTTAGAGACACAGGATTACGAGCTTCATTTGAGTGAattggaagaagaagcagacgaagaagaaaatgccGACGAAGACAATGATGGAGAGGATCTGGACGATAAAGACAATCCCGACATTGGTCAGATGAACGGTGAAGAATGTCATCAATCAATACGGCGGCTGTTAAGAATCCTAAATGCGAAAACGGATCTCAATTTGCCCACCAAAGATCCCCCCACTTTATTGGGCACCCTTCGTAACCGTGCAACGATGTCTAATattggagaaggaaaatgttGGTACCACGGAATTAGTCATGCTTTAACGAAGGAGCTACA AAAATATACAAACGTACCAGATCATCTTCATTACGACATTAATATAGACGGCCTCCCTCTGCAGAAAAGGTCAAAAAcgcatattgttgaagatagTAGAAGAGCCATTTGTGCCTGTACTAATCGTCGGAAGCTATTGCGGTGA
- the LOC118511145 gene encoding rho GTPase-activating protein conundrum-like — protein sequence MSQQNVATIIAPSFFPPTFVHPLDHKDDMGEQTQMADKCCQLTNVLLGMADSLWVVPQRLIEQGKIVIAM from the exons ATGTCCCAACAGAACGTGGCAACGATCATTGCGCCCTCGTTCTTCCCACCAAC ATTTGTGCATCCACTAGACCACAAGGACGATATGGGAGAGCAAACACAGATGGCTGACAAGTGTTGTCAGCTCACCAACGTGCTCCTAGGCATGGCCGACAGCTTATGGGTCGTACCACAGCGTCTAATCGAGCAGGGCAAGATTGTCATTGCCATGTGA
- the LOC118511138 gene encoding uncharacterized protein LOC118511138, translated as MKLKDNFYILLDVEFLNESTHSYTEETLFLETQDYELHLSELEEEADEEENADEDNDGEDLDDKDNPDIGQMNGEECHQSIRRLLRILNAKTDLNLPTKDPPTLLGTLRNRATMSNIGEGKCWYHGISHALTKELQKYTNVPDHLHYDINIDGLPLQKRSKTHIVEDSRRAICACTNRRKLLR; from the exons ATGAAGCTAAAAGATAACTTTTACATACTTTTGGATGTGGAATTTTTAAACGAATCAACACATTCCTATACCGAGGAGACGCTATTCTTAGAGACACAGGATTACGAGCTTCATTTGAGTGAattggaagaagaagcagacgaagaagaaaatgccGACGAAGACAATGATGGAGAGGATCTGGACGATAAAGACAATCCCGACATTGGTCAGATGAACGGTGAAGAATGTCATCAATCAATACGGCGGCTGTTAAGAATCCTAAATGCGAAAACGGATCTGAATTTGCCCACCAAAGATCCCCCCACTTTATTGGGCACCCTTCGTAACCGTGCAACGATGTCTAATattggagaaggaaaatgttGGTACCACGGAATTAGTCATGCTTTAACGAAGGAGCTACA AAAATATACAAACGTACCAGATCATCTTCATTACGACATTAATATAGACGGCCTCCCTCTGCAGAAAAGGTCAAAAAcgcatattgttgaagatagTAGGAGAGCCATTTGTGCCTGTACTAATCGTCGGAAGCTATTGCGGTGA